Proteins encoded within one genomic window of Acidovorax sp. 107:
- a CDS encoding DUF4743 domain-containing protein codes for MSAVVQTPTFDQWLAGARRAAQQPPAQPRQPLVVAGQVVGSVAPGFLSQISLKRLFDKRYQLSETEQSEGSAWHLQAPPADATDALNTLAAALRDVGLCGPWRDEQLAVTNPAGEVIGTVERGAVRVLGVATRAVHLVGVAPDGRMWVQKRSMTKPNNPGLWDTLMGGMVSAADSLPQALARETWEEAGLRVDALADVAHGGRVLFSRPSREGGGAGFMVERIDWFRAQVPQGTEPDNQDGEVEHFALLPLDVVRERVAQGLFTLEAGLVIAGFLGA; via the coding sequence GTGAGCGCGGTCGTCCAGACACCCACCTTCGACCAGTGGCTGGCGGGAGCGCGCCGGGCGGCGCAGCAGCCCCCGGCCCAGCCCCGCCAGCCGCTGGTGGTGGCAGGGCAGGTGGTGGGGTCGGTGGCACCAGGGTTTTTGAGTCAGATCAGCCTGAAGCGCTTGTTTGATAAGCGCTATCAGCTATCAGAAACAGAGCAATCTGAGGGCTCTGCGTGGCATTTGCAGGCACCGCCCGCCGACGCCACGGATGCCCTCAACACCCTGGCCGCCGCGCTGCGCGATGTGGGCCTGTGTGGCCCCTGGCGCGACGAGCAGCTGGCGGTGACCAACCCAGCGGGCGAGGTCATCGGCACGGTGGAGCGCGGTGCCGTGCGCGTGCTGGGCGTGGCCACCCGGGCCGTGCACCTGGTGGGCGTGGCGCCTGACGGGCGCATGTGGGTGCAAAAGCGCTCCATGACCAAACCCAACAACCCCGGGCTGTGGGACACGCTGATGGGCGGCATGGTGTCGGCCGCCGACTCGCTGCCGCAGGCCCTGGCCCGCGAAACCTGGGAAGAGGCCGGTTTGCGGGTCGATGCATTGGCCGACGTGGCGCACGGTGGGCGGGTGCTGTTCAGCCGCCCCAGCCGTGAGGGCGGTGGCGCAGGCTTCATGGTCGAACGCATCGACTGGTTCCGTGCCCAGGTGCCCCAGGGCACGGAGCCCGACAACCAGGATGGCGAGGTCGAGCACTTTGCATTGCTGCCCCTGGACGTGGTGCGCGAGCGCGTGGCGCAGGGGCTGTTCACGCTGGAGGCCGGGCTGGTGATCGCAGGGTTCCTGGGGGCTTAG
- a CDS encoding LysR family transcriptional regulator, whose translation MNITLRQLHVFQSVAATRNFSRTGDAVGLTQPAVSRCITELEAQLGLKLLNRTTREVTLTDAGQRLSARLPRVLEELENTLLDVRELATQRRGRVRVASSPTLSANLMPDCIAECQRTLPGLELVLLDRIQSAVLASVLSGEVDFGVVIDPSEREALHCETILTEPFCLACPPGHRLAGKRQVRWTDLQGEALVLLDHDSGSRRLIDRALAEHGVACTVAQEVGHPTTIFRMLDAGLGISVIPTLALPPEGLARLAVRPLVPRVDREIMLVHRRHRALSPVAHAAWDLVKAVAVQRGRTGAGHKNGTKPAASAD comes from the coding sequence ATGAATATCACCCTGCGCCAGCTGCATGTGTTTCAGTCGGTGGCCGCCACCCGCAACTTCAGCCGCACTGGCGATGCGGTGGGCTTGACCCAACCGGCCGTGAGCCGCTGCATCACCGAGCTGGAAGCCCAGCTGGGCCTGAAGTTGCTCAACCGCACCACGCGCGAGGTGACGCTGACCGATGCCGGCCAGCGCCTGTCGGCCCGCCTGCCACGCGTGCTGGAGGAGCTGGAGAACACACTGCTGGACGTGCGGGAGCTGGCCACCCAGCGGCGCGGACGCGTGCGCGTGGCCAGCAGCCCCACGCTGTCGGCCAACCTCATGCCCGACTGCATCGCCGAATGCCAGCGCACCCTGCCCGGGCTGGAGCTGGTGCTGCTGGACCGCATCCAGAGCGCGGTGCTGGCCAGCGTGCTGTCGGGCGAAGTGGATTTCGGCGTGGTCATCGACCCCAGCGAGCGCGAGGCGCTGCATTGCGAGACCATCCTGACCGAACCCTTCTGCCTGGCCTGCCCACCCGGCCACCGGCTGGCAGGCAAACGCCAGGTGCGCTGGACCGACCTGCAGGGCGAAGCGCTGGTGCTGCTGGACCACGACTCCGGCAGCCGCCGCCTGATCGACCGCGCCCTGGCCGAGCACGGGGTGGCCTGCACGGTGGCCCAGGAGGTGGGCCACCCCACCACGATATTCCGCATGCTGGACGCGGGCCTGGGTATCTCGGTCATCCCCACCCTGGCACTACCGCCCGAAGGCCTGGCACGGCTGGCGGTGCGCCCCCTGGTGCCGCGCGTGGACCGCGAGATCATGCTGGTGCACCGTCGACACCGTGCGCTCTCGCCCGTGGCGCACGCGGCCTGGGACCTGGTGAAGGCAGTGGCGGTGCAGCGGGGGCGCACGGGCGCTGGACACAAAAATGGAACCAAACCGGCTGCCAGTGCCGATTGA